The bacterium genomic interval CTCCGTAGCCGGGTGTGGAGCACCCGGCGTTCGCTGTAGTATACCTCACTACATCACACTACGCGGTGACCGCCCTCGCGTCAAGGCGGCGGCGACCTGCGTCATCACTGATCGAGATCGAGCGACCACCGCAGCTCGCGACCGATCGCTTCCATGTCCACCTTCGGCATGGAACCCAGCTTCCGGTGCGCCATGTCCCCCTTGATAGTGCGGACGATCCCCGTAGCTAACGACGGAAGTGGGTATCCACTTCACTCCAGTATCCCCAACATGTAGTATTGGGGCGTGGCCGAGCCCGAGTACCCACGAACGGCTTGCGCAAGCCATCCAGGTCGCGGAGAACTGCGGTACGTAGGCGTGAAGGCGAACAGGAAGGCGGCTACTTCATTAACGAAAAGTCCTTCCTAGTCGCGCTTAGAAGCTGGAACGTTGCCGAAAGCGGCAAAGGCGAGGGTTTTTGAGAGAAATTCTGCGAGAAGTGGTGGATTGCAAATCCCACCACTTCTTTGGTCTTGGGGTCGATGTGGACAAATACCCCATGCTC includes:
- a CDS encoding DUF2283 domain-containing protein — protein: MAGNVGIRAFYDSEADILEMVKDPSQVYVSRELEHGVFVHIDPKTKEVVGFAIHHFSQNFSQKPSPLPLSATFQLLSATRKDFSLMK